In the genome of Nerophis ophidion isolate RoL-2023_Sa linkage group LG28, RoL_Noph_v1.0, whole genome shotgun sequence, the window gaaagtccctcgtttggtccgcacattttaccggcgaagctaaggcagacatggcacagagatgtatggacatcctacgacactcaatcgaaggcgatcgctgaatagcgtcaatagctattcgctcaacagctattcactcaatagcttcagtttcttcttcaatttggttttcgctatctgcctccatactccaaccatccgtttcaatacatgcataatctattgaatcgcttaagccgctgaaatccgagtctgaatccgagctaatgtcgctatatcttgctgtggtatccaaaacatgtatatcactggatgacgtcacaggaaaatggacggtggcttcacagacagcgaaaatcaggcactttaaagccttttttcggggtattctatgatgggtaaaattttgaaaaaaacttagaaaaataaattcagccactgggaactgatttttattggttttaacccttctgaaattgtgataatgttcccctttaaggaacaaGATAACCTGCTGACTCCTAGCAATGCAGAGGAaaaggaggacccactgaacccctactttaaagaggaaaaggaggacccactgaacccctactttaaagaggaagaggaagaccaAGAGCCTccacacattaaagaggaagaggaagaacaccgcatcagtcagcctaaatggttggaggagttcccagtgactggtgtccctgtgaagagtgaagatgatgaggtcaaaggtgaaagtgaggaggaGAGAGAagtggagcctccaagcagcagctcaacacaacacatgacaacagaagctgatggagaccactgtggaggatcacaagtagacaagctcttagctccactatcagatagtgaggacacaacgtcacactctcctgacactgatgatgaagactctaaagatgataagacatgtcacactgacaacactcacttgacatgttctcactgtgacaaaacctttaaatacaattgtcatctgaaaacacacatgagaacacacactggagaaaaaccttttatatgttcaatctgtagtaaaggttttgtagaaaATCGCTATTTGAaactacacatgagaacacacactggagaaaaccctTTATCTGTTCAATACATGGTAGGGGGTTTTACACAGAGTCAgagtttaaaaaaacacacaatgtcacacactggagaaaaatcgTTTCTATGTTTAATCTGTAGTAAAAGGTTTGTAGAAAGtcgcaatttgaaagtacacatgagaatacacactggtgaaaaaccttttatctgttctatctgtggtaaaggttttagagaaagtcagagtttgaaagtgcACAAGAGAACGCACACTGGTGAGAAACCATTCacatgttcaatctgcaacagaagcttttgtgaccgatcaaactTTGTAAGACACATGGGaacacacccaggagagaaagtgttgagttgcagtgtgtgtggtgaaagattctcttctaagtaccagtgtaagaaacacaagtgtgctggtgagaacagcagcagcaaatgaaactgcaggattttaaataaactgtcaagacttaaattttgactttctaacaacatcagcacatataacatgtgtgacattgttgtttgtgtaacaatctttttaatatgcttctacatttataaacagttttttttttgtcagtcaagtgcatgcattaatatgcaacattgtgtacttttgttAAAATTGGAACAGAACAATttgaaaaggtgagagtaaacagcACAAGGCatattttactacatacagtaaatattttatgtgtatatttatcCTTCAGACAATTTTAAActtattatattctgtttttttagGTGTTTGAAAAATTGaagtattatatatttttatttctaattgttaatgatcccatagattagcacctttatacgatatacatatgtactggttcacatctgaaacatcttctggaccacttcaggaagcatattattatttactttatacatcatttgaacagttgtcttttatacgatttaaaaatgtgtgactttatgaatcatttgttggctctatataatccattttattaatgaTCTTTACTACTCTTTTGTAATTGCAAATTGtaatgtttgcaatgacgttataaccatagacatcttataagtagacccagcattggctgctgtgacgcgagcaatttggccaccatcttgaagtggtgatgaggaacTGGTGAGCAGCTTAAACTGACAGTTCAGCATTTTCCTGTTCAAATGAGCAGACCGtggaaaataggaatcgggggattacttttcacaagtaagatttaacattaacatactattggttgtattttgtgaaaagaatattaccacagcgttgagaaggagcaaatatcttcaatatttgtatgtgaaaatcacaaacaaatcttctgggggaggatgacgcccctacaggtatttggtttataaactttcagccccacttaaaacaaaattcaccagccgccactgattaaaggcctactgaaaccaactactaccgaccacgcagtctgatagtttatatatcaatgatgaaatcttaacattgcaacacatgccaatacggctggtttagtttactaaattgcaattttaaattttgctcgaggtatcctgttgaaaacgtcgcggcatGATGACGCCTATGATGTCGCATGCGCGTGAAGtcccgggttgtagcggacatttttttccagcctgatccaagctataagtagtctgctttaatcgcataattacacagtattctggacatctgtgttgctgaatcttttgcaatttgttcaattaataatggagaactcaaagtagaaagatggtggtgggaagcggtgtactgcagctgcctttagcatcacaaacacagccggtgtttccttgtttaaaattcccgaaggtgaaggtttactatggaacagagcggtcaagcgaacatggatctcgactacatgtcaactggcagttttcggtgaaaaaattgtggaaataagtcggctcttaccagagaaatcagcggagcttgcgtcctgctgcagctgcgtgacttccctcagagaaactggcggtcactacacccgtggccacacccctgggactttcaggtactatatattctcactaaaacactagtaacacaataggcagataagtgattttccataattatcctagtaaatgtgtctaataacatctgaatcgctctaacTCCCATTgcctttttctatttttttttttagttcttcactctcattatcgtcgtccacgaatctttcatcctcgctcaaattaatggggaaattgtcgctttctcggtccgaatctctctagctgttggtggctatgattgtgaacaatgtgaggatgtgaggagccctacaaccagtgacgtcatgcgcagatcctctgctacttccagtacaggcaaggctttattagcgaccaaaagttgcgaactttatcgttgatgttctctactaaatctgttaagcaaaaatatggcaatatcgcgaaatgatcaagtatgacacatagaatagacctgctatccccgtttaaataagaaaatctcatttcagtaggcctttaagatgcattctcattttaggcaaaatacaAGACAATAGTCtcttaacagtgtaactgtaaccaggaataagtcttcaagtaacaatattcaaatactaacactgttgggtaaaacagactttggttttatccTGAATCCAGTGAaccagattggtggttttagctgatataaagactttcaggtgtttatatatgtttaagtttttggcagacacttttatccaaagcaacagacatgaaaaatacatataaaacaatcactgtaaacatgatcggaagaatgtaatacaaaattcaatacaaagtgtcaagacagaataaactctctgctgttgcagcaacagagataaagtctattggTCGGTAAGATGTATAGATATCTAATATAGTCATAGGTAGGTCTTTATGGTAGGTCTttgttgtcattgcaacaagtacaacgaaactttgttttcatacattgtttatgtaggatatacacatgcatacatgacTTAATCATATGGTTtttttcaacttaaaaatagctgccctttttttccccccttctctgggattattattcccagttttgatcttggacatctggtcatttatagcatataagaatattatattactgttaagcaaactatgaacatgccaaaacatgtgtcccttaccatagttacacgtatgacaaaaaagtgcATGAAAATGattggtattcagtgaggtaaaatgcgttgacagttcattgctcctgccaaatgaactGCACTGAGTGAATCACCACTCCAATATGGCGGCCCCGCCCCCGTCTcatcagcgccagtaggcagtagctcTCCATGCTGGGTCTGCTTATAAGATGTCTACGTTTATTACATTAGAAGTGAGTTTACAGCATCACTGATTTAACtgcacagcaaataaaagttgcGTTATTCAGCCagtaaacgttagcttacattcaaaacttacccttctttgtgcaacttcaaatgttgaacgaagttggaagttgttgcgtatccgtctgtaatcttccaaccgcatgttttgtatacggcaattcgttttttgttgaccaagtcataGTTTTAAAACCCAAACAAAACTATTTTTAGTATAATGTTTCCTCCCTGGCGCGTTGTTTGAGAGCTCTTCTTCGctggttttcctgaaatttgattggatgaatgctgtgtgacgaaaataatgtggatgcaatttgattggctgttgttctgacaggtagttGTTCTGACAGGCAGTTGTTCTGTatagctgttgaacaactatgccttgcagttgtgtacaTGTATCTGCAGAAGTCACATACAACATGTttctgggctggcaagctgtttgtacaaaagtgctttcatcaaatacactagagtctggaatcgttcatctctccctagcatggcccaaaaagtacagtagattgcagtattgccctgtttaagagtgtcacaacatttctgtttacggcagatgaactgctttacggtagaccaggggtcggcaacccgcagctccggagccgcatgcggctttttggccactctgatgtggctcagctgcataatcgccgacccccacGATTGTTTTGGGGGGTTtctggattttggtgcctctcccggacatcacccagggttaacattctccgattttcactcagactacaatattgagggcatgccgtgatggcttta includes:
- the LOC133545591 gene encoding oocyte zinc finger protein XlCOF8.4-like isoform X2, whose translation is MKKKKEEEEGDLSRTLINLAEGHLSHEQEEEPQSHHIKEEEEEQDNLLTPSNAEEKEDPLNPYFKEEKEDPLNPYFKEEEEDQEPPHIKEEEEEHRISQPKWLEEFPVTGVPVKSEDDEVKGESEEEREVEPPSSSSTQHMTTEADGDHCGGSQVDKLLAPLSDSEDTTSHSPDTDDEDSKDDKTCHTDNTHLTCSHCDKTFKYNCHLKTHMRTHTGEKPFICSICSKGFVENRYLKLHMRTHTGENPLSVQYMVGGFTQSQSLKKHTMSHTGEKSFLCLICSKRFVESRNLKVHMRIHTGEKPFICSICGKGFRESQSLKVHKRTHTGEKPFTCSICNRSFCDRSNFVRHMGTHPGEKVLSCSVCGERFSSKYQCKKHKCAGENSSSK
- the LOC133545591 gene encoding zinc finger protein 771-like isoform X1, encoding MSTLQLLRALVDQRLTAAVEEIFVVLERTIAEYEAELSRTKEENNQLLDAVFKQHEVVLHGTDLAEGHLSHEQEEEPQSHHIKEEEEEQDNLLTPSNAEEKEDPLNPYFKEEKEDPLNPYFKEEEEDQEPPHIKEEEEEHRISQPKWLEEFPVTGVPVKSEDDEVKGESEEEREVEPPSSSSTQHMTTEADGDHCGGSQVDKLLAPLSDSEDTTSHSPDTDDEDSKDDKTCHTDNTHLTCSHCDKTFKYNCHLKTHMRTHTGEKPFICSICSKGFVENRYLKLHMRTHTGENPLSVQYMVGGFTQSQSLKKHTMSHTGEKSFLCLICSKRFVESRNLKVHMRIHTGEKPFICSICGKGFRESQSLKVHKRTHTGEKPFTCSICNRSFCDRSNFVRHMGTHPGEKVLSCSVCGERFSSKYQCKKHKCAGENSSSK